The Blastococcus sp. HT6-4 genome window below encodes:
- the rpsC gene encoding 30S ribosomal protein S3, translating to MGQKVNPHGFRLGITTDYKSRWYADKLYKDYVKEDVAIRKLMSKGMERAGISKVEIERTRDRVRVDIHTARPGIVIGRRGAEADRIRGELEKLTGKQVQLNILEVKNPESDAQLVAQGVAEQLSSRVSFRRAMRKAMQSAQRSPQVKGIRVQCSGRLGGTEMSRSEFYREGRVPLHTLRANIDYGIYEARTTFGRIGVKVWIYKGDVSGSRAERAALEALADRQQRRERAQRPQRRSGSSGTTAGGTEAGRAAQSTTGPAADTTEAVVAQTSGQAVSEQTVAQAAGPEATAAAETTATQNQTTEG from the coding sequence GTGGGTCAGAAGGTCAACCCGCACGGGTTCCGACTCGGTATCACCACCGACTACAAGTCCCGGTGGTACGCGGACAAGCTGTACAAGGACTACGTCAAGGAAGACGTCGCGATCCGCAAGCTCATGTCCAAGGGCATGGAGCGGGCCGGCATCTCCAAGGTCGAGATCGAGCGCACCCGTGACCGGGTCCGCGTCGACATCCACACCGCCCGGCCGGGCATCGTCATCGGCCGTCGCGGCGCGGAGGCCGACCGCATCCGCGGTGAGCTCGAGAAGCTCACCGGCAAGCAGGTGCAGCTGAACATCCTCGAGGTCAAGAACCCCGAGTCCGATGCGCAGCTGGTCGCCCAGGGTGTCGCCGAGCAGCTCTCCAGCCGGGTCAGCTTCCGGCGTGCCATGCGCAAGGCGATGCAGTCGGCGCAGCGCAGCCCGCAGGTCAAGGGCATCCGGGTGCAGTGCTCCGGTCGCCTCGGCGGCACGGAGATGAGCCGTTCGGAGTTCTACCGCGAGGGCCGCGTGCCCTTGCACACGCTCCGCGCGAACATCGACTACGGCATCTACGAGGCCCGCACGACCTTCGGTCGCATCGGCGTCAAGGTGTGGATCTACAAGGGTGACGTGAGCGGCTCGCGCGCCGAGCGCGCGGCACTCGAGGCCCTCGCCGACCGTCAGCAGCGGCGTGAGCGGGCTCAGCGCCCGCAGCGTCGTTCGGGTTCCTCCGGCACCACCGCGGGCGGGACCGAGGCCGGCCGCGCGGCCCAGTCCACGACCGGGCCGGCCGCCGACACGACGGAGGCCGTGGTGGCGCAGACGTCCGGGCAGGCCGTCAGCGAGCAGACGGTCGCCCAGGCCGCCGGCCCCGAGGCCACCGCGGCGGCCGAGACCACGGCCACCCAGAACCAGACGACGGAGGGCTGA
- the rpsS gene encoding 30S ribosomal protein S19 translates to MPRSLKKGPFVDDHLLAKVDAQNAKGTKNVIRTWSRRSTIIPDMLGHTLAVHDGRKHVPVFVTEAMVGHKLGEFAPTRTFRGHIKDDRRSRRG, encoded by the coding sequence ATGCCACGCAGCCTGAAGAAGGGCCCGTTCGTCGACGACCACCTGCTCGCCAAGGTGGACGCACAGAACGCCAAGGGCACCAAGAACGTGATCCGTACCTGGTCACGCCGTTCGACGATCATCCCCGACATGCTGGGTCACACCCTCGCGGTGCACGACGGCCGCAAGCACGTCCCGGTGTTCGTGACCGAGGCGATGGTCGGGCACAAGCTCGGGGAGTTCGCGCCCACGCGCACCTTCCGCGGGCACATCAAGGACGACCGCCGCTCCCGGCGCGGCTGA
- the rplB gene encoding 50S ribosomal protein L2: MAIRKYKPTTPGRRGSSVADFAEVTRDHPEKSLVRPLHGRGGRNVHGKVTARHQGGGHKRAYRVIDFRRADKDGVPAKVAHIEYDPNRTSRIALLHFADGEKRYIIAPARLHQGDTVECGPAADIKPGNNLPLRNIPVGTVVHAIELRPGGGAKIARSAGTSVQLVAREGRFAQLRMPSGEIRNVDVRCRATVGEVGNAEQSNINWGKAGRMRWKGKRPTVRGVAMNPVDHPHGGGEGKTSGGRHPVNPKGKPEGRTRKRKASDALIVRRRRTNKKR, translated from the coding sequence ATGGCTATCCGCAAGTACAAGCCGACGACGCCGGGCCGCCGCGGGTCCAGCGTCGCCGACTTCGCCGAGGTCACCCGCGACCACCCCGAGAAGTCGCTGGTCCGACCGCTGCACGGTCGCGGCGGGCGCAACGTGCACGGGAAGGTCACCGCTCGTCACCAGGGCGGCGGTCACAAGCGCGCCTACCGGGTGATCGACTTCCGTCGGGCCGACAAGGACGGCGTGCCGGCCAAGGTCGCCCACATCGAGTACGACCCCAACCGCACGTCGCGGATCGCGCTCCTGCACTTCGCCGACGGCGAGAAGCGCTACATCATCGCGCCGGCCCGCCTGCACCAGGGCGACACGGTCGAGTGCGGCCCCGCGGCCGACATCAAGCCCGGCAACAACCTGCCGCTGCGGAACATCCCGGTCGGCACCGTGGTTCACGCCATTGAGCTCCGTCCCGGTGGCGGCGCGAAGATCGCCCGTTCCGCGGGTACCAGTGTCCAGCTGGTCGCCCGTGAGGGTCGCTTCGCGCAGCTCCGCATGCCGTCGGGGGAGATCCGCAACGTCGACGTGCGCTGCCGCGCGACCGTCGGTGAGGTGGGCAACGCCGAGCAGTCGAACATCAACTGGGGCAAGGCCGGCCGCATGCGGTGGAAGGGCAAGCGCCCGACCGTCCGCGGTGTCGCCATGAACCCGGTGGACCACCCGCACGGTGGTGGTGAGGGCAAGACCTCCGGTGGTCGCCACCCGGTGAACCCGAAGGGCAAGCCGGAGGGCCGGACGCGCAAGCGGAAGGCAAGTGACGCCCTGATCGTGCGCCGCCGGCGCACCAACAAGAAGCGCTGA
- the rplW gene encoding 50S ribosomal protein L23 produces MSVRDPRDVLLAPVISEKSYGLLDGNQYTFIVRPDANKTQIKIAVEQIFRVKVLGVNTINRQGKRKRSRGAQMGKRKDTKRAIVSVAAGDRIEIFGGPGV; encoded by the coding sequence ATGAGCGTCCGCGACCCCCGGGACGTCCTGCTCGCCCCGGTCATCTCCGAGAAGAGCTACGGGCTGCTCGACGGCAACCAGTACACGTTCATCGTGCGACCGGACGCCAACAAGACGCAGATCAAGATCGCGGTCGAGCAGATCTTCAGGGTGAAGGTCCTCGGCGTGAACACGATCAACCGTCAGGGCAAGCGCAAGCGCAGCCGGGGCGCGCAGATGGGGAAGCGCAAGGACACCAAGCGCGCCATCGTCTCCGTGGCTGCCGGCGACCGCATCGAGATCTTCGGGGGCCCGGGGGTTTGA
- the rplD gene encoding 50S ribosomal protein L4, whose product MTQSTETRTDRQVDVRTPAGETSGSVTLPGELFDASANVSLMHQVVVAQLAAARQGTHSTKSRGQVSGGGAKPYRQKGTGRARQGSTRAPQFAGGGVVHGPQPRNYEQKTPKKMKAAALRGALSDRAREGRVHVVSAFVDGDAPKTKAALATLNSVTQAKRVLIVLDRDDVLNWVSLRNVPEVHLIEAGQLNTYDVLVADEVIFTEAALAEYVAGPVKGKRSGTDLPDLATHETPGGIPSIAPAAGEGTVEETTEEKA is encoded by the coding sequence GTGACCCAGTCGACCGAGACGCGCACCGACCGCCAGGTCGACGTCCGCACCCCGGCGGGGGAGACCTCCGGCAGCGTCACGCTGCCCGGTGAGCTCTTCGACGCCAGCGCGAACGTCTCCCTGATGCACCAGGTCGTCGTGGCCCAGCTGGCCGCTGCCCGCCAGGGCACGCACTCGACCAAGTCGCGTGGCCAGGTCAGCGGTGGTGGCGCCAAGCCGTACCGCCAGAAGGGCACCGGTCGCGCCCGTCAGGGCTCGACCCGCGCTCCGCAGTTCGCCGGCGGTGGCGTCGTGCACGGCCCGCAGCCGCGGAACTACGAGCAGAAGACCCCGAAGAAGATGAAGGCCGCCGCCCTGCGCGGCGCCCTCTCCGACCGGGCCCGCGAGGGCCGGGTGCACGTGGTCTCCGCGTTCGTCGACGGGGACGCCCCGAAGACGAAGGCGGCCCTGGCCACGCTGAACTCGGTCACCCAGGCCAAGCGCGTGCTCATCGTGCTCGACCGGGACGACGTCCTCAACTGGGTGAGCCTGCGCAACGTGCCGGAGGTCCACCTGATCGAGGCCGGGCAGCTGAACACCTACGACGTGCTGGTGGCCGACGAGGTCATCTTCACCGAGGCCGCGCTGGCCGAGTACGTGGCCGGACCCGTGAAGGGCAAGCGTTCGGGCACCGACCTGCCGGACCTCGCCACCCACGAGACCCCCGGTGGCATCCCGTCCATCGCCCCCGCCGCCGGCGAGGGCACCGTCGAAGAGACCACCGAGGAGAAGGCATGA
- the rplC gene encoding 50S ribosomal protein L3: MASTFRGLLGEKLGMTQVFDENNRLVPVTVVKAGPCVVTQVRTPEVDGYSAVQLGFGDIDPRKVNRPEGGHFTKAGVTPRRHLVELRTSDAGSYTVGQELTTDVFDGVAKVDVIGTSKGKGTAGVMKRHGFKGLGASHGTQRKHRSPGSIGGASTPGRVFKGLRMAGRMGAVKTTTLSLNVHKVDAERGLLLIKGAIPGPKGGLVLVRSAVKGGPVGSDDK; the protein is encoded by the coding sequence ATGGCGAGCACATTTCGCGGTCTCCTCGGTGAGAAGCTGGGGATGACCCAGGTTTTCGACGAGAACAACCGCCTCGTGCCGGTGACCGTCGTCAAGGCGGGCCCGTGTGTGGTGACCCAGGTGCGCACCCCCGAGGTCGACGGCTACTCGGCCGTCCAGCTCGGCTTCGGTGACATCGACCCGCGCAAGGTGAACCGCCCCGAGGGCGGGCACTTCACCAAGGCGGGCGTGACGCCGCGGCGGCACCTGGTGGAACTGCGCACCTCGGACGCCGGCAGCTACACGGTCGGCCAGGAGCTGACCACCGACGTGTTCGACGGCGTGGCCAAGGTCGACGTCATCGGCACCAGCAAGGGCAAGGGCACCGCCGGTGTCATGAAGCGTCACGGCTTCAAGGGCCTCGGCGCGTCGCACGGCACCCAGCGCAAGCACCGGTCGCCGGGCTCCATCGGTGGCGCGTCCACCCCCGGCCGCGTCTTCAAGGGTCTGCGCATGGCCGGCCGCATGGGCGCGGTGAAGACCACGACCCTGTCGCTGAACGTCCACAAGGTGGACGCCGAGCGCGGCCTGCTGCTGATCAAGGGCGCCATCCCCGGCCCGAAGGGCGGCCTCGTGCTCGTCCGTTCGGCCGTCAAGGGTGGCCCCGTGGGGAGTGACGACAAGTGA
- the rpsJ gene encoding 30S ribosomal protein S10: MAGQKIRIRLKAYDHEAIDASARRIVETVTKTGARVVGPVPLPTEKNVYAVIRSPHKYKDSFEHFEMRTHKRLIDILDPTPKTVDALMRIDLPASVDVNIQ, encoded by the coding sequence ATGGCGGGACAGAAGATCCGCATCCGGCTGAAGGCCTACGACCACGAGGCGATCGATGCCTCGGCGCGGCGCATCGTGGAAACGGTGACGAAGACCGGAGCGCGCGTCGTCGGTCCGGTGCCGCTGCCGACGGAGAAGAACGTCTATGCCGTGATCCGGTCTCCGCACAAGTACAAGGACTCTTTCGAGCACTTCGAAATGCGGACCCACAAGCGGCTCATCGACATCCTCGACCCGACGCCGAAGACGGTCGACGCGCTCATGCGCATCGACCTGCCGGCCTCGGTCGACGTCAACATCCAGTAA
- the tuf gene encoding elongation factor Tu, with amino-acid sequence MAKAKFERTKPHVNIGTIGHIDHGKTTLTAAITKVLHDKYPNLNEASAFDQIDKAPEEKARGITISIAHVEYQTENRHYAHVDCPGHADYIKNMITGAAQMDGAILVVAATDGPMPQTKEHVLLARQVGVPYIVVALNKADMVDDEEILELVELEVRELLSEYEFPGDDVPVVRVSALKALEGDAEWGDKLMELMNAVDTAIPEPEREIDKPFLMPVEDVFTITGRGTVVTGRVERGIVKVSEEIEIVGIREGSTKTTVTGVEMFRKLLDQGQAGDNVGLLLRGIKREDVERGQVVVKPGSITPHTNFEGSVYILSKDEGGRHTPFFNNYRPQFYFRTTDVTGVVTLPSGTEMVMPGDNTEMTVELIQPIAMEEGLRFAIREGGRTVGAGRVTKILK; translated from the coding sequence GTGGCCAAGGCCAAGTTCGAGCGGACCAAGCCGCACGTCAACATCGGGACCATCGGGCACATCGACCACGGGAAGACGACGCTGACCGCGGCGATCACCAAGGTCCTGCACGACAAGTACCCGAACCTCAACGAGGCCTCGGCGTTCGACCAGATCGACAAGGCGCCCGAGGAGAAGGCTCGCGGCATCACGATCTCGATCGCGCACGTCGAGTACCAGACCGAGAACCGGCACTACGCGCACGTCGACTGCCCCGGGCACGCCGACTACATCAAGAACATGATCACCGGTGCCGCGCAGATGGACGGCGCCATCCTGGTGGTCGCCGCCACCGACGGCCCGATGCCGCAGACCAAGGAGCACGTGCTCCTGGCCCGCCAGGTCGGCGTCCCCTACATCGTGGTGGCGCTCAACAAGGCCGACATGGTCGACGACGAGGAGATCCTCGAGCTCGTCGAGCTGGAGGTCCGTGAGCTGCTCTCCGAGTACGAGTTCCCGGGCGACGACGTCCCCGTGGTCCGCGTGTCGGCGCTCAAGGCGCTCGAGGGCGACGCCGAGTGGGGCGACAAGCTCATGGAGCTGATGAACGCCGTCGACACCGCGATCCCGGAGCCGGAGCGCGAGATCGACAAGCCGTTCCTCATGCCCGTCGAGGACGTCTTCACCATCACCGGTCGTGGCACCGTCGTGACCGGTCGCGTCGAGCGCGGCATCGTCAAGGTCTCCGAGGAGATCGAGATCGTCGGTATCCGCGAGGGTTCGACGAAGACGACCGTCACCGGCGTCGAGATGTTCCGCAAGCTGCTCGACCAGGGCCAGGCCGGCGACAACGTGGGTCTGCTCCTCCGCGGCATCAAGCGCGAGGACGTGGAGCGCGGCCAGGTCGTCGTGAAGCCGGGCTCGATCACCCCGCACACCAACTTCGAGGGCTCGGTCTACATCCTCTCGAAGGACGAGGGCGGTCGTCACACGCCGTTCTTCAACAACTACCGTCCCCAGTTCTACTTCCGGACGACGGACGTGACCGGTGTGGTGACCCTGCCCTCCGGGACCGAGATGGTCATGCCGGGCGACAACACCGAGATGACGGTGGAGCTGATCCAGCCCATCGCCATGGAGGAGGGCCTCCGCTTCGCCATCCGCGAGGGTGGCCGCACCGTCGGCGCCGGGCGCGTCACGAAGATCCTCAAGTAA
- the fusA gene encoding elongation factor G encodes MASNEAQLRKTRNIGIMAHIDAGKTTTTERILFYTGITYKIGEVHDGAATMDWMEQEQERGITITSAATKCSWNGHDINIIDTPGHVDFTVEVERSLRVLDGAVAVYDGVAGVEPQTEQVWRQAEKYGVPRMCFVNKLDRTGADFFRCVDMMVERLAANPLVLQLPIGAEADFIGVVDLVTMKALTWRGETKMGEDYAIEEIPAELADQAAEYREKLLENIADFDDSLMEDYLGGEEIEVDRLKAAIRKATIGGQVNPVLTGTAFKNKGVQPLLDAVVEYLPSPLDIEAIVGTALDGETEVLRHADEDEPFSALAFKIQTDQHLGKLTYVRVYSGRLDAGSAVLNSTKDRKERIGKIYQMHANKREERAGVGAGQIVAVNGLKQTTTGDTLCDPQKPVILESMSFPAPVISVAIEPKTKSDQEKLGTAIQKLAEEDPTFQVKLDEETGQTVISGMGELHLEILVDRMRREFNVEANVGKPQVAYRETIRKAVERYDYTHKKQTGGSGQFAKVQIAIEPLEMSADSATYEFENKVTGGRIPKEYIPSVDQGMQDAMQYGVLAGYPMVGVKASLLDGQYHEVDSSEMAFKIAGSIAFKEAARKASPALLEPLMAVEVTTPEDNMGDVIGDLNSRRGTIQAMEERSGARVVKALVPLSEMFGYVGDLRSRTQGRASYSMVFDSYAEVPANVAKEIIAKVTGE; translated from the coding sequence ATGGCCAGCAACGAGGCCCAGCTCCGCAAGACCCGGAACATCGGGATCATGGCGCACATCGACGCCGGCAAGACGACCACCACCGAGCGCATCCTCTTCTACACCGGTATCACGTACAAGATCGGTGAGGTCCACGACGGCGCGGCCACGATGGACTGGATGGAGCAGGAGCAGGAGCGCGGCATCACCATCACGTCGGCCGCGACGAAGTGCTCCTGGAACGGCCACGACATCAACATCATCGACACCCCCGGGCACGTCGACTTCACCGTCGAGGTGGAGCGGTCGCTGCGCGTCCTCGACGGCGCGGTCGCCGTCTACGACGGTGTCGCGGGCGTCGAGCCGCAGACCGAGCAGGTGTGGCGGCAGGCGGAGAAGTACGGCGTCCCGCGCATGTGCTTCGTCAACAAGCTCGACCGCACCGGTGCCGACTTCTTCCGCTGCGTCGACATGATGGTGGAGCGGCTGGCGGCCAACCCGCTGGTCCTGCAGCTGCCGATCGGTGCCGAGGCCGACTTCATCGGCGTCGTCGACCTGGTCACCATGAAGGCCCTCACCTGGCGTGGTGAGACCAAGATGGGCGAGGACTACGCCATCGAGGAGATCCCCGCCGAGCTCGCCGACCAGGCCGCCGAGTACCGCGAGAAGCTGCTCGAGAACATCGCCGACTTCGACGACTCGCTGATGGAGGACTACCTCGGCGGCGAGGAGATCGAGGTCGACCGGCTGAAGGCGGCCATCCGCAAGGCCACGATCGGCGGCCAGGTCAACCCGGTCCTCACCGGCACCGCGTTCAAGAACAAGGGCGTGCAGCCCCTGCTCGACGCGGTCGTGGAGTACCTCCCCAGCCCGCTGGACATCGAGGCGATCGTCGGCACCGCGCTGGACGGCGAGACCGAGGTCCTGCGGCACGCCGACGAGGACGAGCCGTTCTCGGCGCTGGCCTTCAAGATCCAGACCGACCAGCACCTGGGCAAGCTCACCTACGTCCGCGTCTACTCCGGCCGGCTCGACGCCGGGTCCGCGGTGCTCAACAGCACCAAGGACCGCAAGGAGCGGATCGGCAAGATCTACCAGATGCACGCCAACAAGCGTGAAGAGCGCGCCGGCGTGGGCGCGGGTCAGATCGTGGCGGTCAACGGCCTCAAGCAGACGACGACGGGTGACACCCTCTGCGACCCGCAGAAGCCGGTGATCCTCGAGTCGATGAGCTTCCCCGCCCCGGTCATCTCGGTCGCCATCGAGCCGAAGACCAAGAGCGACCAGGAGAAGCTCGGCACCGCGATCCAGAAGCTCGCCGAGGAGGACCCGACCTTCCAGGTGAAGCTGGACGAGGAGACCGGCCAGACCGTCATCTCCGGTATGGGCGAGCTGCACCTGGAGATCCTCGTCGACCGCATGCGGCGCGAGTTCAACGTCGAGGCCAACGTCGGCAAGCCGCAGGTGGCCTACCGCGAGACCATCCGCAAGGCCGTCGAGCGCTACGACTACACGCACAAGAAGCAGACCGGTGGCTCCGGGCAGTTCGCAAAGGTCCAGATCGCGATCGAGCCGCTGGAGATGTCCGCCGACTCGGCGACCTACGAGTTCGAGAACAAGGTCACCGGCGGTCGCATCCCGAAGGAGTACATCCCTTCGGTCGACCAGGGCATGCAGGACGCCATGCAGTACGGCGTGCTGGCCGGCTACCCGATGGTGGGCGTCAAGGCGAGCCTGCTCGACGGCCAGTACCACGAGGTCGACTCCTCGGAGATGGCCTTCAAGATCGCCGGATCGATCGCCTTCAAGGAGGCGGCGCGCAAGGCCAGCCCGGCCCTGCTGGAGCCGCTGATGGCGGTCGAGGTGACGACGCCCGAGGACAACATGGGTGACGTCATCGGCGACCTCAACTCCCGCCGCGGGACCATCCAGGCGATGGAGGAGCGCTCCGGCGCCCGCGTCGTCAAGGCCCTGGTGCCGCTGTCGGAGATGTTCGGCTACGTGGGCGACCTGCGCAGCCGCACCCAGGGACGGGCGAGCTACTCGATGGTGTTCGACTCGTACGCCGAGGTCCCGGCCAACGTCGCCAAGGAGATCATCGCGAAGGTGACGGGGGAGTGA
- the rpsG gene encoding 30S ribosomal protein S7, whose product MPRKGPAPKRPLVADPVYQSPLVTQLVNKVLVDGKRSVAEAIVYGALEGARAKTDTDPVVTLKRALDNVKPALEVRSRRVGGATYQVPVEVRASRSTTLGLRWLIQYSRARREKTMTERLMNELLDASNGLGAAVKRREDTHKMAESNKAFAHYRW is encoded by the coding sequence ATGCCGCGCAAGGGCCCCGCGCCGAAGCGTCCGCTGGTCGCCGACCCGGTGTACCAGTCGCCGCTGGTGACCCAGCTGGTGAACAAGGTCCTGGTCGACGGCAAGCGCTCGGTCGCCGAGGCGATCGTCTACGGCGCCCTCGAGGGTGCCCGCGCCAAGACCGACACCGACCCGGTGGTCACGCTCAAGCGCGCGCTGGACAACGTCAAGCCGGCCCTCGAGGTCCGCAGCCGCCGTGTCGGTGGCGCGACCTACCAGGTCCCGGTCGAGGTCCGCGCCTCCCGCAGCACGACCCTCGGCCTGCGCTGGCTCATCCAGTACAGCCGGGCCCGCCGCGAGAAGACGATGACCGAGCGCCTCATGAACGAGCTGCTCGACGCCAGCAACGGTCTCGGTGCCGCCGTCAAGCGGCGCGAGGACACGCACAAGATGGCCGAGTCGAACAAGGCCTTCGCGCACTACCGCTGGTAA
- the rpsL gene encoding 30S ribosomal protein S12, with translation MPTINQLVRKGREDKVEKTKTPALKGSPQRRGVCTRVYTTTPKKPNSALRKVARVRLTSGIEVTAYIPGVGHNLQEHSMVLVRGGRVKDLPGVRYKIIRGSLDTQGVRNRKQARSRYGAKKEKS, from the coding sequence ATGCCCACGATCAACCAGCTGGTCCGCAAGGGCCGCGAGGACAAGGTCGAGAAGACCAAGACCCCGGCGCTCAAGGGTTCGCCCCAGCGTCGCGGAGTCTGCACGCGCGTTTACACGACGACGCCGAAGAAGCCGAACTCGGCGCTGCGCAAGGTCGCTCGCGTCCGCCTGACCAGTGGCATCGAGGTGACCGCCTACATCCCGGGCGTCGGCCACAACCTGCAGGAGCACTCGATGGTGCTCGTGCGCGGCGGCCGTGTGAAAGACCTGCCCGGCGTGCGCTACAAGATCATCCGCGGGTCGCTGGACACCCAGGGTGTCCGCAACCGCAAGCAGGCTCGCAGCCGGTACGGCGCGAAGAAGGAGAAGAGCTAA